In a single window of the Papaver somniferum cultivar HN1 chromosome 8, ASM357369v1, whole genome shotgun sequence genome:
- the LOC113305902 gene encoding flavanone 3-dioxygenase 3-like — translation MEDKKQKSSDHGHNDEFSIGKSAQERGLPYIPDCYLIPPSQRPDENTTETSKDVPVIDISGLRSTPHERSLVVKDIGVACRQKGFFQIINHGISQSVLDEAITAASTFFELPNKYKQEFMSNDVAKPVRYGTGLKDGCDVVQFWRIFLKHYAHPLEKWIQYWPLNPPEYREKMAHYAVDVRNVAMEVMGAITESLGLGNSYMSEKLEDGMQVMAVNCYPPCPQPDRVLGLPPHTDYSCITILLQTGQGLQVISTNEEEWRLIPDDHGVLHVHVGDFLEVLSNGLYKSVLHRATLNSEKTRYSIASLHSLGMDEKVETAKELVDEHHPKGYKGSSFRDFLKFLSTNDIAEGSSFIENLKIKS, via the exons ATGGAAGataagaagcagaaatcaagtgATCATGGTCATAATGATGAATTCTCAATAGGCAAAAGTGCTCAAGAAAGAGGGTTACCGTATATTCCTGATTGTTACCTAATACCTCCTTCCCAACGTCCGGATGAGAACACCACCGAGACTTCTAAAGATGTGCCAGTTATTGATATATCTGGTTTGCGCAGCACTCCTCACGAGAGGTCTCTCGTAGTAAAGGATATCGGTGTTGCTTGCCGACAAAAAGGTTTCTTCCAG ATCATTAACCATGGTATTTCACAATCCGTTCTGGACGAAGCTATAACTGCAGCTTCCACTTTTTTTGAGTTGCCGAACAAGTACAAACAAGAATTCATGTCAAATGATGTTGCCAAGCCAGTGAGGTACGGGACGGGTTTGAAAGATGGATGTGACGTGGTTCAGTTCTGGAGGATATTTCTCAAACATTATGCACACCCGTTGGAAAAATGGATTCAATATTGGCCGTTAAACCCACCAGAATACAG AGAAAAGATGGCACATTATGCTGTAGACGTGAGAAACGTAGCAATGGAAGTAATGGGAGCTATCACTGAAAGTTTAGGACTAGGTAACTCGTACATGAGTGAAAAACTTGAGGATGGAATGCAAGTCATGGCTGTCAATTGTTATCCACCATGTCCACAACCGGATCGTGTTCTAGGTTTACCACCGCATACGGACTACAGCTGCAtaacaattcttcttcaaactggTCAAGGTCTTCAAGTTATATCAACAAATGAGGAAGAATGGAGACTCATTCCCGATGATCACGGAGTTTTACATGTTCATGTTGGTGACTTTCTTGAGGTATTAAGTAATGGATTATATAAGAGTGTTCTTCATAGAGCTACTCTAAACTCGGAGAAAACAAGATATTCTATCGCTAGTCTTCATAGTTTGGGAATGGATGAAAAAGTGGAGACTGCAAAAGAACTAGTGGATGAACACCATCCTAAAGGATATAAAGGAAGTAGTTTCAGAGATTTTCTTAAATTTCTCTCTACTAATGATATTGCTGAAGGAAGTAGCTTCATCGAAAATCTAAAGATCAAAAGTTAG